The DNA segment GTGGTCACGCCGTCACGCGGCTGGCTGGACCTCCCGGCCGCCTTCGGCCTGACCGGATCAGGTTGAATGCCACACCGTGATCCGCTGGACGAACGCCGTCCTTTGACGCACCATTAGCACTCGGAGAGTTCGAGTGCCAGTTCCGGAGGAACCCCGTGCCGACATACCAGTACGCCTGCACCGAGTGCGGTCACCGTTTCGAGGCGGTGCAGGCATTCACCGACGACGCGCTGACGACCTGCCCCAACTGCTCGGGCAAGTTGCGCAAGGTGTTCTCCGCGGTCGGCGTGGTGTTCAAGGGCTCCGGCTTCTATCGCACCGACTCGCGCTCGTCCAGCACCGCCTCGACGCCGGCCAGCAGCTCGAATGGCTCCAAGGACAGCGGCAGCACGTCCACCTCGTCGACGAGCACGTCGTCCGACACCAAGTCCAGCACCAGCAAGCCGGCCGCCACCAGCGCCTCCGCGAGCTGACCGCTCCTTAGCACGGAACGCCACCACAAACGGGTTGTCCACAGCGGGATCGGCTGTCCACAGATTCCGGTCGCCGCGGCCAAACCGGCCGATACGCGGCATACGGTGACCGGCATGCGACTGTTCACCCGCGACGACGAGCGGCTCGACACGGCACCCTGGCGGTTTCGCCTGCCGCGGCCCAGCCGGGCGCTGCGACCGCTCGCGGCGGCCGCGCTGGTCTGCCTGGCCGCGCTCGTCCTGCTCTCCGCCAACGACACCGCCGGCCAGCCGACCGCTGCCGCTCCGAAGCCGAAAGACAGCCGCGCGGCCGTCCCGAGCGGCCTTGTCGGCGTGACAGTGGAGGTCTCGTCCGCGGCCGCGGCCACGCTGCGGCCAGGCGACCACATCGACCTGCTGGCGACCGCGGCCGACACGACCACCGTCGCCGAGTCGGCGTTGGTGCTGGCCACCGGCGCCAGTCAGGTTTTCGTTGCGGTGCCGCGAGAAGCCGCCACCCGGATTGCCGCAATCCCGGCAGATGCCCGAATAACCGTCACCGTACGCTCCCCTTAGCAATCGCCTAAGGGAGGAAAGCGAAGATGCTGAGGGGTTTCAAGGAGTTCATCCTGCGCGGCAACGTCGTCGAGCTGGCCGTCGCGGTCGTGATCGGTTCCGCCTTCAACGCGGTGGTGACCTCGGTGGTCGACAACCTGATCAAGCCGCTGATCCAGCTGGTGCCCAGCGTCGGGCCGCAGGGTGGCCTGGTGCTGCGGCACAACCCCGGCGGTGCGGACGTGGTGCTCGGCTATGGCAACGTGATCAACGCGCTGATCACCTTCGTCCTCATCGCCGCGGTCGTCTACTTCGCCTTCGTGCTGCCGATGAACAAGCTCGCCGAGATGCGCGCCAAGGGAAGGGAGCCGGAGCCGGAGAAGGTCAGCGAGGAGGTGGCGCTGCTGCGCGAGATCCGCGACTCACTCGCCCGCCGGCAGGACTGACGGTCGCATGGCCACCATGCGTGCGCCGGACGCACGCATGGTGGCCATGCGGACATCCCGTCGGCCGGGCGTCACCAGTGTGGCGGACGCTCCTCCAGCAGCCGGTCGTCGCGGCTGTCCCGGCCGTAGCGCTCACCCCAGCCCTCGTCGCGGTCGTCGCTGGTCTGGTCGGGGAGGATGTCGATGTCGTCGTCCAGCTGCACTTCGCGGTCCCCGTCTGGCGCGCTCATGCGGGCTCCTCAGCAGTTCAAGTGGTGGACACGGGACGGTTCTGTGACACTACGACTGTCCGTTATTGATCACGTGCCGGCGACGTCCAGGCTACTGACACGGATGTCGGGCCACTGTGACTGCCGGCACCAAGAGGGGGTCCTTTCCATGAGCATGTTCGACGATGCGAAGAAGTTCATCGACGAGCACGACGAGCAGGTAGACCAGGTCCTGGACAAGGCCGGCGAGTTCGCCAACGAGAAAACCGGCGGCCAGTACGGCGACCAGATCCAGCAGGGGGTCGACTTCGCGCAGCAGCACACCGGCGACGGAGACACGACGCAGGGACAGCAGGACCAGCAGCAGTAGGACCACCGCGGAAGGGACCCGAGCGCGCTCGGGTCCCTTTTGCTATGGCGTCAGCTCCAGCGTGTCCACCGCCGACGCGCGTACGGCGCCGGCACTGAACGGCATCGGCCGCAGCTCACCGCGTTGCCACAGCGGCGTCTGGTCGCCGTAATGGTCGGCGTAGGCGTGACCGGACACGCCGGTCAGGTCGATCCACCTCGACCGGTCCAGATCGGCGGTGTCCACGATCATCCGCATCGACGGCACGCTGGCCACCGCGTAGCCCTTGGCGGCGATCCAGCCGGTCGCGTCGACCAGGCCGCCACCACCGCCGACCGCGTACGGACCGCGGTTGAACAACGCCTCGATCGGCGCGATCCCGGAGTTGCCCAGGCTCGCGTTGCGCAGCGTCAGCTGGTGCATCCGTCCCCACTGCCAGCCCTTCGGGTCGGCGCCCTGGCTGTCGGCCAGCTCGGTCGCGGCCTCGGTCATCGCGCGCGCCAGGATGTCGTCACGGCTCTCGACCCGCTTCGTGCCGCGTACGTCCCACCACGGCGACCGCGGATCCGCCAGCAGCGCTTTCACGACCGCGAACCACCGCTCGTTGCCGACGACACTTTCGCGGTCGTACGCCGGGATGTCGTCGTAGAACGTGTCGGCGAGCAGGTGCCGCCAGGTGGCGTTGAAGAAAGCACCGGCCGCCGAGCCGGCCGGCTGCTGGAAATCCCAGCCACGCAACAGGTCCTGCGCCCGCGCGGCGAAACCGGTCAGCCGGATCCTCAGCAGCGCCGGCACGACGTCGACGGCGTTGCCGTTGCGCGTGTCCATCTGCATGCGCTGCACATCGGCGACACTCACCTTCGCGCGTGAGGTGATCAGGTCGCGGATCCGCTGCGACCGATAGCCGTATTCCCAGTCGGTGGTCAGCAAATACGGATAGCCGGGGCCGACGACCGCCTGGTTGGCGGTCACCACGAAACCCTCCTGCGGGTTCAGCACGCTCGGCAGCGCGTCGTACGGAATGCGGCTTTTCCAGTCATAGCGCGGATCCCAGCCCGGCGCCGGCCACCGGCCGTCCCCCAGGCCACGGACCGGGATGTCACCAGGCGCCTGATAGCCGATGTTGCCGTCCACGTCCGCGTACACGAGATTCTGTGCCGGTACGGCGAAAAGCCGCGCCGCCTCGCGGAACTGCGGCCAGTTTTGCGCCAGCGCCATCGAAAAGACGGCGTCCATGGTGCGGCCGGCGTCCAATGCCGTCCAGCGCAACGACACCGCGGTCGTCTTCGACGCGCGCCGTACGCCCGGATCGACGTCGGACATCAGCGGGCCGTGACCCGTGCTGCGGACTGTGACGACCCGCGAGGAGCCGCCGGCGATCCGGATCGTCTCCTTACGTGTCTGCAGCGGCCGCCATTCGTCGCCGACCTGATACCGCGTGCCGTTCAGCTTCTCCAGGTAGAGATCAGCGACGTCCGGACCGAGATTGGTGAATCCCCAGGCGATCCGCTCGTTGTGTCCGATGACGATCCCGGGTACGCCGGAAAAACTGTAGCCGAGCACGGAAAACGGGCAGCCGGCCGAGACCGTCCGGCAGTGCAGGCCCATCTGGTACCAGATCGACGGCATGCCGGGACCGAGGTGCGGATCGTTGGCCAGGATCGGTTTTCCGGTGGTCGTGCGCGAGCCGGCGATCACCCAGGAATTCGACCCGATGTCGGCGGAGGTCCCGGGGCCGAGCAGGTCCAGCGCGCGAAAAGCCTTCGAAACTCCGGAAAAAGCAACAGCCGGCTGTACGGTCGCCGAGCGGAACGTGCCGTTCCGCACGCCGCCGCCACCGACGATCGGCGCGTGTTCCGCAAACGGATATGCCGGCCACAGCTGCTCGATGCGGTCCCTCGACAGGCCGGCGGTGAGCAGTTGTGCGCGGTCCAGCTCGGCGATCAGGTTGGACCGCAGATCCCACGCCATCGCCTTCAGCCAGGCGACCGAGTCGACCGGTGTCCACGGCTCGATCCGGTAGTCCGGTGCGGTGATTTTCAACACACCGTATTCGAGGCTGGCCGCCAGGCCCTGGTGCGTCCGGAGATACGCGTTGACGCCGGCCGCGTATGCCTGCAGGTAAATCTTTGTCCGCGCGGACAACAGGCCAAATTCGCGCTCCGCGACCCGCCGCCATCCCATCGTCCGCACGGCCGCGTCGGTGTCCACCTGGCTCGCGCCGAACATCTCCGACAGCCGGCCAGCGGTGACATGCCGGCGGAAGTCCATTTCCCAGAACCGGTCCTGCGCGTGCACATATCCCTGGGCACGGAAAAGATCCGTCGCGGTCGACGCGTACAGCTGGGGCACGCCACCGGCGTCGCGGCTGACCGTGACCGGCGCGGACAGGCCCGGCACGGAGACACTGCCGGACGTCTGCGGAAAAGACGCGCGTACGGCGATCGTCCCCCCGCCGACGGCGAAGGCGCCGACCAGCAACAACACCGCGAGAATGCCGCACATCAGCCGGACGGCGACCCGTCCCCACCGTTTCATGACGCCAACATAAGGCCCGGCACCGACAGGCCGTACGAATGGGACAGATCGCTTCACTCCGCAGTCATGGGATCACTGCGCGCCGAGAAGTTGTCAGACCCGCGTGTTAACGTCACGGCCACCGCGGACGATGTTTTCGGTGTCCGCGGCGTCAAAAAACGCGTGCTGAGCAGGTGCGCTGGCAGTGACCGTCGGGGGCCAGGACCATGCGGCGCCGGAAGGCCGGCACCGCGCGTCACGAGTGCCCGAGGAGTGCTCATGAGCGGCCGTCGGCGCCGCCGGACCCTGCGTGGTGCGGCCGTGCTCCTGGCGCTGTGCGCGTTCCTCGGCACGAGCGCCGGTCCGGCGGTGGCCGATCCGAGCGCGGAGCCGTCGGTGGCCGCGTGGTCGTCCGGTCCGTGTGCCGGCGACACCGGCGTGACGGTGGTCGCCGACTTCACGCCGTTCCGGTCCGGCCGGCGGTTCGGTGACACGCCGGTGGTGCGCCGCTGCGACCACGGCACGCCGGCCACCGCGATGCGGGCGCTCGCTGACGTTGGTCTCGACGTGACGCGCGGCACGGACGGCTATCTGTGCCGGATCACCGGCCTGCCGAAGGTGGCCGACGACGCCTGCACGGGCGCGAGCGGCGGCCGGCCCGGCTGGGCCCTGTCGGTGCCCAACGCCGACCGTACGGTGTGGACCTATCCGGCGGAGACCGCCGATCGCTATCACCCGGCGGCCGGTGGCGTGGTGGCCTTCTCGTACGGCACCGGCACGACCAACCAGCCGTCGGTCAGCGTCGCCGGCGCGGCACAGCCGGCGTCCGCGCCGGCCGCGATGGACCCGCCGACGCCGTCCGGCACTCCCGGCGGACCGAGCTCGCAGAGCGCGCCAGCGCCGGCATCCGCCGCGCGCGCCGCCACCTTCCTGGCCGACGACCTGCGCCGCGGCGGCCACACGTTCCCGGCGGCACCGGCCGGGCTGGTCGCCGACGCGATCCTTGCCCTGCACGCGGCCGGCGTCGCGCCGGACGAGGCGAAGGCCGCGACGGCACGGCTGCGTACGCAGACCGCCGCCGATCCGCAGCTGACCGCGAAGCTTCTGCTGATCGCCGTCGCCCAGGGCATCGACCCGCGACACTGGTCGGCGAGCGGCCGGCTCGCCGACCTGGTCAGGGCGGTGGCCGCCGGCGTCGACCGCACCGGCCGATACGGACCCGACACCGCGTCGCAGGCGTACGGCGTCGTCGCGCTGAGCAGGGCCGGAGCGGCTGCCCTGGCGGTCGCGTACCTGCTGCGTCAGCAGTGTCCCGACGGCGGCTTCCGCGCCACCGCTCAAGGCAGCTGCGCGTCGAGCGTCGACGGCACGGCGATCGCCACGTGGTCGTTGGCGGTGGTCGGCGGCCAGGACGCGGCCGTGCAACGCGCGGCGAGCTGGCTGACCAGCCACCGCGACTCCACCGGCGGCTTCGGCGTCGCCGGCAGCACCGGCCTGGCGGCGCGTGCGCTGGCGGCGGCCGGCGCGACACCACCGGGCGCGTACGCCGGCTGGCTGGGATCGCTGCAGGTGCCGGCCGCCCTGCCGACCGTCCTGCGGGGCGCCATCGCCGCCTCGCCGGCCGACTTCGCCGCTGTGAAGACCGGTCTCGACGCGTACGCGAAGTCGCCGGCCGGCCTGGCGCGGCTGCGCCAGACCACCGCGCTGGCGGTGCTCGGCCTGGCCGCTCCGTCAGCGCGACACGCTGGCGGCGCGGCGGCACCGGCCGCCGGTTCTGGAGGGCGCGCGGGCGCCAGCCGGCCACACGACGCGGCCGGCCCGCCGGCACGGCCGATGACCTCGTTGCCGGAGACCGGTCCGGCGGTCGTACCGATGCTGGCCATCGGCGTGCTGCTCGTGCTGCTCGGCGTGGCCTGCACGCTCAGTCCTGGTCCGGATCCATCCAGCGAGCTGGTCGCCTGGATCCAACGGCGAGCCCAGCGCTCGGCCAACACTTCCTGATCAACGGCATACTCCAGGTGGAGGCGGCCGGCCCTGACCGGCCGCTACCGTGACCAAGTGCTCAAAGAGGATCTACATCGGGGGCTCAGCTCCGCCGAGGTCGCGCAACGGATAGCCGACGGCCGCACGAACGACGTGCCGACCAGAGCCAGCCGCAGCGTCTGGGACATCGTACGCGGCAACGTCTTCACCAGGATCAACGCGATCTTCGGCGTACTTTTCCTGCTGATCGCCTCCACCGGCTTTTTCATCGACGGCGTCTTCGGCCTGCTGATCATCGCCAACAGCGTGATCGGCATGATCCAGGAGCTGCGCGCCAAGCGGACGCTCGACCGGCTCACCATCGTGGGCCAGGCCAAGCCACGCGTACGCCGCGAGGGCGTCAGCACGGAGGTGGCGCCCAACCAGGTGGTCGCCGACGACGTGATCGAGATGGCGGCCGGCGACCAGATCGTGGTGGACGGCGAGGTGCTCGGCGCCGAGGCCCTGGAGGTCGACGAGTCGCTGCTGACCGGTGAGTCCGACCCGGTCGTGAAGCGCGCCGGCGACCAGGTGATGTCCGGCAGCTTCGTGGTCGCCGGCGGCGGCACCTACCGGGCCACCAAGGTCGGCAAGGAGGCGTACGCGGCCAGGCTCGCCGAGGAGGCCAGCAAGTTCACCCTGGTCAACTCCGAGCTGCGCAACGGCATCAACCGGATCCTGCGCTTCATCACGTATCTGCTGATCCCGGCCGGTGCGCTGTCGATCTACAACCAGCTCTTCTCCGGTCAGCAGCAGTGGCGCGAGGCCGTACGCGGCATGGTCGCGGCGCTCGTGCCGATGGTGCCCGAAGGCCTGATCCTGATGACCGCCATCGCCTTCGCGGTCGGCGTGATCCGGCTCGGCCAGCGGCAGTGCCTGGTCAACGAGCTGCCGGCGATCGAGGGGCTGGCCAGGGTCGACACGGTGTGCGCGGACAAGACCGGCACGCTGACCGAGAACGCGTTGCGGCTGACCGAGGTGCTACCGGTCGGCAACGGCGAGCCGGCCGAGCGGGCACTGGCCGCGCTGGCCGCCGCCGACTCCCGGCCCAACGCGAGCCTGGCCGCGATCGCGCAGGCCTACCCGGAGGCGCCTGGCTGGCCGGTCGAGGCGGTGGCGGCCTTTTCGTCGGCGCGGAAGTGGAGCGGCGCGAGCTTCGGCGAGCACGGCAACTGGGTCCTCGGCGCCCCGGACGTGTTGCTGCCGGCGGACAGCGGCGAACGTGCCGAGGCCGAGCGGATCGGCTCGCGGGGTTTGCGCGTACTGCTGCTGGCGAAGGCCGCACAGAAGGTGGACGTCGCCGGCGCTCCCGGGGTCGTCACGCCGGTCGCGCTGGTGGTGCTGGAGCAGAAGGTGCGGCCGGACGCCAAGGACACGCTCGACTACTTCGGCGAGCAGAACGTCACGGTCAAGGTGATCTCCGGCGACAACGCGCTGTCGGTCGGCGCCGTGGCCACCGCGCTGGACCTGCCACACGCGGACCGGCCGGTCGACGCGCGTACGCTCCCCGAGGAGCCGGAGCAGCTGGCCGAGTCGGTGGAGAACGGCACGGTCTTCGGCCGCGTGACGCCGGCGCAGAAGCGGTCGATGGTCAAGGCGCTGCAGTCCAAGGGCCACACGGTCGCGATGACCGGTGACGGCGTCAACGACGTACTGGCGCTCAAGGACGCCGACATCGGCGTGGCGATGGGGGCCGGCAGCCCGGCGACCCGGTCGGTCGCGCAGATCGTGTTGCTGGACAACAAGTTCGCGACGCTGCCGCATGTCGTCGGCGAGGGGCGGCGGGTGATCGGCAACATCGAGCGGGTCTCCAACCTGTTTCTCACCAAGACCGTCTATTCGGTGCTGCTGGCGCTGCTGGTCGGCATCCCGGGCCTGATCGGCCTGGACGCTCTGCCGTACCCGTTCCTGCCCCGGCACGTGACGCTGACCGGCTGGTTCACCATCGGCCTGCCGGCGTTCGTACTGTCGCTGGCGCCGAACAACGAGCGCGCACAACGCGGTTTCGTCGGCCGGGTCATGCGGATGGCGATCCCCGCCGGCCTGGTCATCGCGGTCGCCTGTTTCGTGTCGTACGTGCTGGTCTACGACGGTCGCGGCGCCAGCCAGACCAACGTGGTGCAGGCCAGCACGACCGCGCTGATGACGCTGATCGCGATCGCGCTGTGGGTCCTGATCATCGTGGCGCGGCCGTACGTCTGGTGGAAGGTCGCGCTGATCGCCACGATGGTGGTGCTGTCGGCGGTGATGTTCGTCCTGCCGCTGAGCCAGAAGGTCTTCCAGCTCGACCCGAGCAACGGGTCGTACACGTTGACCGCCTGTGTGTGTGCGGTGGTCGGCATCGTGCTCATCGAGGCGTTCTGGTGGATCGACGGCTGGCTGCGCAAGGAAAAGCGCCGCCTCTTCGCCGCCTAGCGACGACGCAATCGGAATCCGATTGCGTCGTCGGATGCCGGCTGACCTGCGGCGATGCGGCCACCGGTGACACTCGGACAGCCGATCTGGCGCCCGAATGCGACTTTGTCGACCGGTTTTCCCGCCGGATCGGTCAACAAGGTTTCCAATTGGATGCGCCGGCCGGTCACACACGGCGGGGGCCACGCGGAAACCGTCGCTCGCGGGTGTGAGACTGGTGCGGTGGTCAAGCGTGTGCTAGGAGCTGTCGTCGTCGGCGGGTTGCTGCTCGCCGGGTTGTTGAGCGGTTGCGGGCTGGCGCCGGAGCCGCGGCCGAGTGGCAGTCCGCACAGCACGGCGATCCCGACCGTGCCGCCGAGCTCGCAGATCCCCGGCGGCCAGGCGTGGTGGCCGTACGTCGTCTTCGGTGTGATCGTGCTGGTGTTGATCCTCATCGGCGTGGCACTGGCGACCGCGCCGAAGCGCCCGAAGCCGCCACGGCCATGAGCACTCCGGCGCGCACCGACAGCCCCGTCCACGTGCCGACGGTGCTGGCCGCGGCGCTGTTGGCCGCGGTCGCCGTCGCCGCGATCGCACTGTGGACCGGCGGCGCGGTGACCAACCAGGTCCCCGGCCTGCCGGATCCGGGACCGCTCACCATCTGGGCCCTGCCGCTGTCGACGGTGCTCGGCCAGCTGGCGGCCGCGACCACGGTCGGCGGCCTCGCGGTCGCCGCCTTCGCCATTCCGACGCAGCACGCCGACAACGGCCGCCGCGTGTCCGCGCACGGCTATCTGATGCTGCGTACGGCTTCGGTCGCCGCGATCGTCTGGGCTCTGGCGACCGCCGCGCAGCTGTGCTTCACGCTGTCCGACCTGCTCGGCCAGCCGGTCACCCAGGCGCTCAACCGCACGTCGCTGGTCAGCTTCGTCAGTACGGTCGAGGTCGGCCAGACGCTCACGGTCATGATGGTGGCCGCGCTGCTGATCGCCACGGCCTCACGCATCGTGTTGTCGGCGACCGGCGCCGCGGTGCTCGCCGTGTTGTCGGTGGCCGCCGCCATGCCGCCGGTGTTCAGCGGCCACGCGGCATCGGCCGGCAACCACCAGATGGCCGTGTCGACGATGATCCTGCACGTCGGCGGCGTACTCGTCTGGACAGGCGGCCTGATCGCGCTGCTGCTCTGCCGGCGGCTGCCGACCCCGGCGCTGTCCGCCGCCGCGCACCGCTACTCCAAGGCCGCGCTGGCCGCGTTCGTCGTGGTCGGCCTGAGCGGCGTGGTCAACGCGACCGTACGCGTGCAGTCGTGGGGCGCCCTGTTCGGCACCGGCTATGGCCGGATCGTCATCCTGAAGTTCCTGGCGCTGGTGTCACTCGGTGTTTTCGGCTGGTGGCACCGAAAACGTACGCTGCCCGCATTGGCCGACGGTGCGCGCGGCGCGTTCGTACGGCTCGCCGCGGTGGAAGTGCTCGTCTTCGCCGCCACGGTCGGCCTGGCCGTCGCGCTGTCGCGTACGCCGCCGGCCGGCGTGCCGGAGGAGCTCGACCGCACCGGCGCGCTGCTCGGCTTTCCGATGCCGGGGCCGGCGACGCTGGAGAAGATGGTCTTCAACTGGCTGCCGGAGCCGCTGTTCATCGCCGTGTCGCTGGCCGCGATCGGTTTTTACCTGGCCGGCGTGTGGCGGCTGCGCAAGCGCGGCGACCGCTGGCCGGTGTCGCGTACGGCCTGCTGGGTCGCCGGCTGGCTGATCGTCATCGTCGTGACCTCGAGCGGTCTCGCGCGCTATGGCTACGTACTCTTCAGCATCCACATGATCCAGCACATGACGCTGGCGATGCTGGCGCCGGCGATCATGGTGCTCGGTGGACCGATGACGCTGGCGCTGCGCGCGCTGCCGCCGTCGACGGACAAGGACCTGCGCGGCCCGCGCGAGTGGCTGCTGTGGGCCACCGGGACGCCGGTCGCCAAGCTGCTGACCAATCCGCTGGTGGCGCTGACCTTGTATGTGGCGTCGTTCTATGCCATGTATTTCACCGGTCTGTACGAGCAGATGTTGCGCTCGCACGCGCTGCACCTGCTGATGTTCACGCATTTCCTGGCGGCCGGCTATCTGTTCTTCTGGATCCTGATCGGCGTCGACCCGGCGCCGCGGCCGCTGCCGTATCCGGTGCGCATCCCGCTGCTGTTCGTGTCGATGATCTTCCACGCGTTTTTCGGCCTGGCGCTGATGCAGACGGCCACGCTGTTGGCCGCCGGCTGGTACGAGTCGCTGGTGCGCACCTGGGGTGCGACGCCGCTGGCCGACCAGCAGGTCGGCGCCGGCATCGCGTGGGCCTTCGGCGAGCTGCCGAGCCTGGTGATCGCGCTCGCGTTGCTCTACCAGTGGATCCGCTCCGACGAACGCGAGCAGCGCCGCCTCGACCGCGCCGCCGACCGAGCCGAGGCCCGCGCAGCCGCGCGCGGTGACGCCGAGCCGGCCGAGGACGACCAGGACGCTCTCGCCGCGTACAACCGCCGGTTGAAGGCGCTGGCCGAAGCCGACGACCGTACGCGCCAGCGCCATTAGCGGTCCGGTACCGTTGTCAGGTCTGGCCTCGTAGCTCAGGGGATAGAGCACCGCTCTCCTAAAGCGGGTGTCGCGCGTTCGAATCGCGCCGGGGCCACCAGCCAATGCGCCGCAGGGACTCCCTACGTGCGTGGTGAGACCTGCGTGCATGGCTGTCGGCGGTCGAGAATGCACGCATGCGTGTCCTTGTGGTGACTGGGCCGCCAGCAGTCGGGAAGACGACCGTTGGCCGCATGGTCGCCGGCGGTCGTGAGCGATGTGCTTTCGTTGACGTCGATGACATCCGGCACCTGGTGGTCGCTGGACACGCAGCGCCATGGGCCGGCTCTGAGGGCCGGTCGCAGCAGCGGCTCGGCGTGTTGAACGGTTGTGCCTTGGCGCGCACCTTCGTACGCGAGGACCAACGAAGGGGGCGTCGATGATCGGACGGATGCATCACGTCGTGATCGACTGTCCCGATCCTTCGGTGTTGGCGGAGTTCTATTCGGCTTTGTTGGGGAAGCCTGTCACCTATCGCAGCGCCGACTGGGTCGTGGTCGCCGACAACGACACCACTTCGGGTCTGGCGTTCCAGCGAGCGCCAGGCCATCGGCCGCCGGTCTGGCCGGACAGTGCGTCGAGCCAGCAGTTTCATCTCGACATCATGGTCGACGACACGGAAACGGCCGGTGAGCGCGTGATCGCTCTCGGAGCCACCAGGCTCACCGGCACCGACGTTTACGCCGACCCGGCCGGACATCCGTTCTGCCTCATCCCGCGACCTCACTGGGCTCCGGCCATCGAACGGCATCCGGGTCAGCCGGTGTGACGCGTTTGTACGTCGGCGGCGACGGCGAGCAGGGCGCCCAGGACGCGTTGCACGGACAGCCGCTCGGCTTTGTCCGGCCGCATGATCGCCGACACGTGGCGCGTCGACGGAATGTCGGTGAGCGGCCGCAGCACCAGGCCGCAATCGGTCGGAGTGGTGAACCGCGGCAGGATGGCGAGTTGCCGGCCGCTGGCGACCAGTGACTCGATCAGCCGGTTGTCGCGCAGCCGCTGCGCGATCCGCAGCTCGGCGCTGGTCGCCTGCTCGATGGCCCGCAGGACGCTGTCGAACGGAAAGCCTTCCGGTACGCCGATCCACTCGGCGTCGACCACGTCCGCGGCGGTCAGCGCCGGCCGTACGGTCAGCGGATGGTCGGCGGCCATCGCCACGTCGAGGGGTTCGCGTGCCAGGGATACGACGGTGAGGCGCTCTGTGCCGGCCGGCCGCGGTCCGGCCAGGCTGTGCGCGATGACGATGTCGCTGTCGGCGGCCAGGCCGGCGAACTCGGCCTCGGCGATGTCGAAGTCGCTGAACCGCAGCGTGATCGCCGAGCCGGCCAGCTCGCGGATCGCGCCGGCGAACAGGAAGGTGGCCGCGCTCGGCAGCGCGGCGATCGTGACCGTGCCGGCGGGACCGCCGCGGAACGCGTCCCACTCGGCTTGTACGCGCTCGATCGCGGCGGCCACGCTCGCGCCGCCGTCGGCGAGCAGCCGGCCGGCCTCGGTGAGCCGCAGGCCGCGGCCGGACGGCTCGACCAGCCGCATGCCAAACTCGCGCTGCGCCGCCTTGAGCTGCTGAGACACCGCAGACGGCGTACGGAAGGTCGCCTGCGCGACGGCGGTGACGCTGCCGCGCTCGGCCAACTCGCGGAGCAGCTCGAGATGCCGCGTATCCATGAAGCCAGACTACAGAGTGCCTGTCTCATTTATTGATTGTGCTTAACGTACGGCTCGGATGAACATAGCGGCATGCCTATGCGCCACCGCCTCGTCGCTCTGTCCGTCGCCGTCATGTGGGGTTTGAACTTCATCGCGATCGACGCCTCGCTCCAGCAGTTTCCGCCGATGTTCCTGGTGGCACTGCGCTTTGCGTTGATCGCGATCCCGACGATCCTGTTCGTGCCCCGTCCGCGCGTACGGCCGCGTTGGCTCATCGGCTATGGCGTCGGCTTCGGCGTCCTGCAGTTTCTCTTCCTCTACTGGGGAATGGCCGCCGGACTGCCGGCCGGCCTCGCGTCGCTGGTGCTGCAGGCATCCGCGCCGTTCACCGTCGTGCTCGGCGCGACGTTCCTGCGCGAACGCCTGAGCGGACGCCAGGTCGTCGGCATCCTGGTCGCGGTCGGCGGCCTGGCGGTGGTCGGCTGGCAGCGCGCCGAGCACGCCACCGTGCTGCCGTTCCTGCTGGCACTGGCCGCCGCGCTCGGCTGGGCGATCGGCAACATCTGCAACCGGCAGGCCGAGCCGGACAAGCCGTTCCACCTGACCATGTGGATGTCGGTCGTGCCTCCGCTGCCGATGCTCGGCGTCTCCCTGCTGGTCGAGGGACCGGCGCGGATCGGCACCTCGTTCGCCTCGCTGGCCAGCCCGGCCGGCATCGCGGCGGTCGCCGGGCTCGCGTACACGGTGGTGATCGGTACGGTGGTC comes from the Fodinicola acaciae genome and includes:
- a CDS encoding cytochrome c oxidase assembly protein, yielding MSTPARTDSPVHVPTVLAAALLAAVAVAAIALWTGGAVTNQVPGLPDPGPLTIWALPLSTVLGQLAAATTVGGLAVAAFAIPTQHADNGRRVSAHGYLMLRTASVAAIVWALATAAQLCFTLSDLLGQPVTQALNRTSLVSFVSTVEVGQTLTVMMVAALLIATASRIVLSATGAAVLAVLSVAAAMPPVFSGHAASAGNHQMAVSTMILHVGGVLVWTGGLIALLLCRRLPTPALSAAAHRYSKAALAAFVVVGLSGVVNATVRVQSWGALFGTGYGRIVILKFLALVSLGVFGWWHRKRTLPALADGARGAFVRLAAVEVLVFAATVGLAVALSRTPPAGVPEELDRTGALLGFPMPGPATLEKMVFNWLPEPLFIAVSLAAIGFYLAGVWRLRKRGDRWPVSRTACWVAGWLIVIVVTSSGLARYGYVLFSIHMIQHMTLAMLAPAIMVLGGPMTLALRALPPSTDKDLRGPREWLLWATGTPVAKLLTNPLVALTLYVASFYAMYFTGLYEQMLRSHALHLLMFTHFLAAGYLFFWILIGVDPAPRPLPYPVRIPLLFVSMIFHAFFGLALMQTATLLAAGWYESLVRTWGATPLADQQVGAGIAWAFGELPSLVIALALLYQWIRSDEREQRRLDRAADRAEARAAARGDAEPAEDDQDALAAYNRRLKALAEADDRTRQRH
- a CDS encoding VOC family protein, whose protein sequence is MIGRMHHVVIDCPDPSVLAEFYSALLGKPVTYRSADWVVVADNDTTSGLAFQRAPGHRPPVWPDSASSQQFHLDIMVDDTETAGERVIALGATRLTGTDVYADPAGHPFCLIPRPHWAPAIERHPGQPV
- a CDS encoding LysR family transcriptional regulator, which gives rise to MDTRHLELLRELAERGSVTAVAQATFRTPSAVSQQLKAAQREFGMRLVEPSGRGLRLTEAGRLLADGGASVAAAIERVQAEWDAFRGGPAGTVTIAALPSAATFLFAGAIRELAGSAITLRFSDFDIAEAEFAGLAADSDIVIAHSLAGPRPAGTERLTVVSLAREPLDVAMAADHPLTVRPALTAADVVDAEWIGVPEGFPFDSVLRAIEQATSAELRIAQRLRDNRLIESLVASGRQLAILPRFTTPTDCGLVLRPLTDIPSTRHVSAIMRPDKAERLSVQRVLGALLAVAADVQTRHTG
- a CDS encoding EamA family transporter, with amino-acid sequence MPMRHRLVALSVAVMWGLNFIAIDASLQQFPPMFLVALRFALIAIPTILFVPRPRVRPRWLIGYGVGFGVLQFLFLYWGMAAGLPAGLASLVLQASAPFTVVLGATFLRERLSGRQVVGILVAVGGLAVVGWQRAEHATVLPFLLALAAALGWAIGNICNRQAEPDKPFHLTMWMSVVPPLPMLGVSLLVEGPARIGTSFASLASPAGIAAVAGLAYTVVIGTVVGSGIWTWLMTRHPAGVVAPFSMLVPVVGMSAAWVILGESVTIPELAGAALVVVGVLLGSLRRGVSRTLASSEAAAEEVLI